A region of alpha proteobacterium U9-1i DNA encodes the following proteins:
- a CDS encoding methyl-accepting chemotaxis protein I: MSADQLKDRLEFIRLDAAARGALQRAKGAIEKGLGAGLDRFYEQVRKVPAVSKFFSGEQHIGAAKGAQARHWVRIASGDFSSDYYASVQRIGETHARIGLEPKWYIGGYALMLESLIREVVEAKAAKRGLFGRVDTNDLSETLAALTKAALIDMDLAISVYLDASERERVRLQQEREAAEEAQRRVVTGVAEGLSKLAAGDLTFRLSEPFPGEYEKLRADFNDAMATLQDSMKVIATNAGGIRSGANEITQASDDLSRRTEQQAATLEETAAALDQITATVKKTASGSTQANSVVAAARVDAQRSGEVVGHAVAAMGEIERSAKQISQIIGVIDEISFQTNLLALNAGVEAARAGEAGRGFAVVASEVRALAQRSSDAAKEIKGLIMESSRHVETGVDLVHRTGDALGQIVSKVSEISGLVGEISASAQEQSTALTEVNTAINQMDQTTQQNAAMVEESTAASHALTHEAEILTQLVAKFEIGAPHPATSTATQRPPVTARTLPPSMHAKAAPTRAYSTRGATALKPSAEEDWQEF; encoded by the coding sequence ATGAGCGCGGATCAGCTGAAAGACCGATTGGAATTCATACGCTTGGATGCCGCCGCGCGCGGCGCTTTGCAGCGGGCCAAGGGGGCAATTGAGAAGGGGCTGGGAGCGGGGCTCGATCGTTTCTACGAACAAGTCCGCAAAGTCCCGGCCGTCAGCAAGTTTTTCTCCGGTGAGCAGCATATCGGCGCCGCGAAGGGCGCCCAAGCGCGCCACTGGGTGCGCATCGCGAGTGGCGATTTCAGCAGCGACTATTACGCCAGCGTTCAGCGTATCGGCGAAACCCACGCAAGAATCGGCCTGGAGCCGAAATGGTACATTGGCGGCTACGCGCTGATGCTCGAGAGCTTGATCCGCGAAGTGGTCGAAGCAAAAGCGGCGAAGCGCGGCTTGTTTGGCCGTGTCGATACAAATGACCTCTCCGAAACGCTCGCCGCTCTGACGAAAGCGGCGTTGATCGACATGGATCTCGCCATCTCGGTCTACCTCGATGCATCGGAGCGCGAGCGCGTGCGCCTCCAGCAGGAGCGCGAAGCCGCCGAAGAGGCGCAGCGTCGCGTCGTGACAGGTGTCGCCGAAGGCTTGTCGAAGCTCGCCGCCGGCGACCTGACGTTTCGGCTGAGCGAGCCTTTCCCCGGCGAATACGAAAAGCTGCGCGCCGACTTCAACGACGCGATGGCGACTTTGCAAGATTCGATGAAGGTGATCGCAACCAACGCGGGCGGTATTCGATCCGGCGCCAACGAGATCACGCAGGCGTCGGATGATCTCTCGCGCCGTACCGAACAGCAGGCGGCGACACTGGAAGAAACGGCAGCCGCGCTCGACCAGATCACGGCGACCGTGAAGAAGACGGCGTCCGGCTCGACTCAAGCAAATTCCGTCGTCGCTGCTGCCCGGGTCGATGCCCAGCGGAGCGGGGAGGTCGTTGGTCATGCGGTCGCCGCCATGGGTGAGATCGAGCGCTCGGCTAAGCAAATCTCGCAGATCATCGGCGTCATTGACGAGATTTCCTTCCAGACGAATCTCTTGGCGCTCAACGCCGGCGTCGAAGCCGCGCGCGCGGGCGAGGCCGGCCGCGGCTTCGCGGTGGTCGCAAGCGAGGTGCGCGCGCTGGCGCAACGTTCATCAGACGCCGCCAAGGAAATTAAGGGCCTCATCATGGAGAGCTCGCGTCATGTCGAAACCGGTGTCGATCTCGTCCATCGCACGGGTGATGCGCTCGGTCAGATCGTCAGCAAGGTGTCGGAAATCAGCGGCCTCGTTGGCGAAATCTCGGCTTCGGCGCAGGAGCAATCCACGGCGCTGACCGAAGTAAACACCGCAATCAATCAGATGGATCAAACCACGCAGCAGAATGCGGCGATGGTGGAAGAGAGCACCGCCGCCAGCCACGCGCTGACGCATGAGGCTGAAATCCTCACGCAATTGGTGGCGAAGTTCGAGATCGGCGCCCCGCATCCGGCGACGTCGACTGCGACACAACGCCCGCCCGTGACTGCGCGCACGCTTCCGCCGTCAATGCACGCGAAGGCGGCGCCGACACGGGCCTATTCGACGCGCGGCGCGACCGCGCTGAAGCCGTCCGCCGAAGAAGATTGGCAAGAGTTTTAA
- a CDS encoding cAMP-binding proteins (catabolite gene activator and regulatory subunit of cAMP-dependent protein kinases): MPNPTPRARRLSPSFPVSDIARNPLFLLGEDLASGPASTSGYGPNAIIVRAGENNRLAHVVQAGWAYRYERLEDGRRQILNFLIPGDIIDIEALMFPGAPASFSVRALTELDLQTFPASDLREMAERSPEQRHAFDVAVRLHLRALGERLVDIGQRGAPGRLARLFADLHDRLAERALVGRDGVFDLPVSQDHIADALGITPVHVNRTLRSFRAAQLIEIERRRARILDRAALDRIAAG; the protein is encoded by the coding sequence GTGCCCAACCCCACTCCCAGAGCGCGCCGCCTCAGTCCGTCCTTCCCGGTTTCGGACATTGCCCGTAATCCGCTGTTTTTACTTGGTGAAGACTTAGCCTCTGGCCCAGCCAGCACGTCCGGTTACGGCCCCAACGCCATCATCGTGCGCGCCGGAGAAAACAACCGACTCGCCCACGTTGTTCAGGCCGGCTGGGCGTACCGTTATGAACGGCTCGAAGACGGGCGCCGCCAAATTCTTAACTTCCTCATCCCTGGCGACATCATCGACATCGAAGCGCTGATGTTCCCCGGCGCGCCTGCGTCTTTCTCCGTACGCGCGCTCACCGAGCTCGATCTGCAAACATTCCCGGCGTCTGACTTGCGCGAAATGGCGGAACGATCCCCAGAGCAGCGTCACGCATTCGACGTCGCAGTGCGCTTACATCTGCGCGCATTGGGCGAGCGGCTCGTCGATATCGGACAACGCGGCGCGCCTGGCCGGCTCGCGCGCTTGTTCGCGGATTTGCACGATCGCCTCGCCGAGCGCGCGCTTGTCGGTCGCGACGGCGTGTTCGATCTCCCTGTAAGCCAAGATCACATTGCCGACGCACTCGGCATCACGCCGGTCCACGTGAACCGCACGTTGCGCTCTTTCCGCGCCGCGCAGCTGATCGAGATCGAACGCCGACGCGCCCGTATTCTAGACCGCGCCGCGCTCGACCGCATCGCTGCTGGCTAA
- a CDS encoding membrane protein, producing MFGQVASFELRYQLKSPVLWITFLLFFLMGFIATTGDTLQIGAVGNAHKNSPFAITQTIGIMAVFAQFAVVAFVANVVIRDWETGFGPILHATRIKKFDYLFGRFVGAFIASLIVLLAIPLSMMIGSLMPWLDPERFGPFVLWHYVYGFLIAGAPTLLMCAALFFALATATRSIMASYLGLIGFLVLYVVMSAMFNRPQHEEMTALLEPYGLGALFQETRYWTASDRNTQLIPISETYLANRAIWGAVSVAALVAAYFMFSFSTRAAKLARKEKPEAETPIATTLAAPSRRNFGFATALRQVWARARFEAAYVLTSPAFIVLMGVGLFNAGGSLWFADEGGPGSTTIYPVTLVMAQTLLGSFTIIPVIIATYYAGELVWRDREKRLHEIVDSTPAPDWTFVTPKVLALLIVLAASIGVSVAAAVLVQALKGFTQFNLHEYFFWYAAPSLVFCFAIAALAVFFQAISPHKFIGWGLMIVYLIVTMVAGQMGFDHNIYIYAGYPNSPLSEMNDQGHYWIGAAWFQAYWSIFALLLVVLAYSLWRRGGDTRLMPRLRMLPRRLSGVAGAFAGLLVLAFAGVGGWIYYNTNVLNDYRSNLAGERWQADMERALLQYETAPQPKVTDVTLRVDLYPSEHRAEAQGAYQIENRTGAPLTQIHLLWPQDLELVNVEIDGATVERDFADETPSFPFQIWTLSQPMQPGERREIRFSTRYGYEGFRNSNVLTQINDNGSFINDRALAPLMGFDRGSLLQDRNLRRKYGLPEDLRMARLEDETARGFNYLRHDADWVNADITVSTDAGQTPIAPGYTVSDETANGRRTVHFRTDAPILHFFSIQSAHYEIARDNWNDVALEVYYDRRHEYNIERMMRAMKVSFDVFTREFSPYQFRQMRILEFPGYATFAQAFANTVPYSEAIGFIARFDDAQAARETDRIDYVTYVTAHEVAHQWWAHQLIGGDQQGSTMLSETFASYSALLVMEEILGPDQVRRFLRYELDNYLRSRGGEVVEELPLNRVENQGYIHYRKGGVVMYFLRSEVGEDVVNRSMQRLLTDFSFRGAPYPRSSDFLRILREEAGPEHDALITDLFERITLYDARVVEASTARRADGRWDVSMVVEARKLYADGEGAETEAPLAEAFEIGVFNAEPGEGAFSSEDVIAMERRPIRRGRQTIELIVDREPRFAGIDPYNKRIDRNSDDNVQAVSAAAASPPS from the coding sequence ATGTTTGGTCAAGTCGCGTCGTTTGAGCTGCGCTATCAACTCAAAAGCCCGGTTCTCTGGATCACGTTTCTGCTGTTTTTCCTGATGGGCTTTATCGCCACGACAGGGGACACGCTGCAGATTGGCGCCGTTGGCAACGCCCACAAGAATAGCCCCTTCGCCATCACGCAGACCATCGGCATCATGGCGGTGTTCGCGCAGTTCGCGGTAGTGGCGTTCGTCGCCAATGTTGTGATCCGCGATTGGGAGACGGGCTTCGGTCCGATCCTGCACGCCACACGCATCAAGAAATTCGACTATCTGTTCGGCCGTTTCGTTGGCGCGTTTATCGCCAGCCTGATCGTGCTGCTGGCCATCCCGCTGTCGATGATGATCGGCTCGCTGATGCCGTGGCTCGATCCGGAGCGCTTCGGGCCGTTCGTGCTCTGGCACTACGTCTACGGCTTTCTGATCGCCGGCGCGCCGACCCTGCTCATGTGCGCAGCTCTGTTCTTTGCGCTGGCGACTGCGACGCGCTCGATCATGGCGAGTTATCTCGGTCTGATCGGCTTTCTCGTGCTCTACGTGGTGATGAGCGCGATGTTCAATCGACCGCAACACGAAGAAATGACGGCGCTGCTGGAGCCGTATGGGCTCGGCGCGCTGTTCCAGGAGACGCGCTACTGGACTGCGTCCGACCGCAATACGCAGCTCATTCCGATCTCGGAGACCTACCTCGCAAACCGCGCCATCTGGGGCGCCGTCTCCGTGGCGGCGTTGGTCGCGGCGTATTTCATGTTCAGCTTTTCCACCCGCGCGGCGAAGTTGGCCCGCAAGGAAAAGCCCGAGGCGGAGACGCCCATCGCGACGACGCTCGCAGCGCCCTCGCGCCGCAATTTCGGTTTCGCGACGGCGCTACGCCAAGTTTGGGCGCGCGCGCGGTTTGAAGCGGCCTATGTGCTGACGAGCCCCGCCTTCATCGTGCTGATGGGCGTGGGCCTGTTCAATGCCGGCGGTTCTCTTTGGTTCGCCGACGAAGGCGGGCCGGGGAGTACCACGATCTATCCCGTCACCCTGGTTATGGCGCAGACGTTGCTCGGCTCGTTCACGATCATCCCCGTCATCATCGCAACCTATTATGCGGGCGAGCTCGTTTGGCGCGATCGCGAAAAGCGGCTGCACGAAATCGTCGATTCCACGCCGGCGCCGGATTGGACATTCGTGACGCCGAAGGTGCTTGCACTGTTGATCGTGCTGGCGGCGAGTATCGGCGTCAGCGTCGCTGCCGCGGTGCTTGTGCAAGCGCTGAAAGGCTTCACGCAGTTCAACCTGCACGAATATTTCTTCTGGTACGCCGCGCCGTCCTTGGTGTTTTGCTTCGCCATCGCCGCGCTTGCGGTGTTCTTCCAGGCCATCTCGCCGCACAAATTCATCGGCTGGGGTCTGATGATCGTCTACCTGATCGTCACCATGGTGGCCGGCCAGATGGGCTTTGACCACAACATTTACATTTACGCCGGTTACCCAAATTCGCCGCTGTCTGAGATGAACGACCAAGGGCATTATTGGATCGGCGCCGCGTGGTTCCAGGCTTATTGGTCGATCTTCGCGCTGCTGCTCGTCGTGCTCGCCTACTCGCTTTGGCGGCGTGGCGGCGATACGCGGCTCATGCCGCGCTTGCGCATGCTGCCTCGACGATTGTCTGGCGTCGCGGGCGCCTTCGCCGGTTTGTTGGTGCTCGCATTCGCGGGCGTTGGCGGTTGGATTTACTACAACACCAATGTCCTCAACGATTATCGGTCGAACCTCGCCGGCGAGCGTTGGCAGGCGGACATGGAGCGCGCTCTGCTCCAATACGAAACCGCGCCGCAGCCCAAGGTCACCGACGTCACGCTGCGCGTTGATTTGTATCCGAGCGAACATCGCGCGGAGGCGCAGGGCGCCTATCAGATCGAAAATCGAACTGGCGCGCCCCTCACGCAGATCCATTTGTTGTGGCCGCAGGATTTGGAATTGGTGAATGTTGAGATCGACGGCGCGACGGTAGAGCGCGACTTCGCTGACGAAACGCCTTCGTTTCCATTCCAGATATGGACGTTGTCGCAGCCGATGCAGCCGGGGGAGCGCCGCGAGATTCGGTTCTCGACGCGCTATGGCTATGAGGGCTTCCGCAACAGCAATGTGCTGACCCAGATCAACGACAACGGCTCGTTCATCAATGATCGCGCGCTCGCGCCGCTCATGGGCTTCGATCGCGGCAGCCTGCTTCAGGATCGCAACCTGCGGCGGAAGTACGGGCTGCCGGAGGATTTGCGGATGGCGCGGCTCGAGGATGAAACCGCGCGCGGTTTCAACTACCTGCGCCACGACGCCGATTGGGTGAATGCCGACATCACGGTTTCAACTGACGCCGGCCAGACGCCGATCGCGCCCGGTTACACAGTGTCCGATGAAACCGCAAATGGCCGCCGAACCGTCCATTTCCGAACGGATGCGCCGATTTTGCACTTCTTCTCGATCCAATCCGCTCACTACGAAATAGCGCGAGATAACTGGAACGACGTCGCGTTGGAGGTCTATTACGACCGTCGCCACGAATACAATATCGAGCGGATGATGCGAGCGATGAAGGTGTCGTTCGACGTGTTCACGCGCGAATTTTCGCCGTACCAGTTCCGGCAGATGCGTATTCTGGAATTCCCAGGCTACGCCACGTTTGCGCAGGCCTTCGCGAACACGGTGCCTTATTCCGAAGCAATCGGCTTCATCGCTCGCTTTGACGATGCCCAGGCCGCGCGTGAGACCGACCGTATCGACTACGTCACTTACGTCACCGCACACGAAGTCGCTCACCAATGGTGGGCGCACCAATTGATCGGCGGCGACCAGCAGGGCTCGACCATGCTGTCGGAGACGTTTGCTTCCTACTCGGCTCTGCTGGTGATGGAGGAAATCCTTGGCCCCGATCAGGTGCGGCGCTTCCTCCGTTACGAGCTCGACAATTATCTGCGTTCGCGCGGCGGCGAGGTGGTTGAAGAACTGCCGCTCAACCGCGTCGAGAACCAGGGGTACATCCATTATCGCAAAGGCGGCGTGGTGATGTACTTCCTGCGCAGTGAGGTCGGGGAGGATGTCGTCAATCGCTCGATGCAGCGTCTGCTGACGGACTTCAGCTTCCGCGGCGCCCCGTATCCACGTTCGAGCGATTTTCTCCGTATCCTGCGAGAGGAAGCCGGACCCGAACATGATGCGCTGATCACGGACCTATTTGAGCGTATCACGCTCTATGACGCACGCGTCGTCGAAGCCTCGACCGCGCGTCGCGCTGACGGACGCTGGGATGTTTCCATGGTGGTGGAGGCGCGCAAGCTCTATGCTGATGGCGAGGGCGCGGAAACGGAAGCGCCGCTGGCTGAAGCTTTCGAGATCGGTGTGTTTAACGCCGAGCCCGGCGAAGGAGCCTTCTCGTCTGAGGATGTTATCGCGATGGAGCGACGGCCGATTCGCCGCGGCCGGCAGACAATTGAGCTTATCGTGGACCGCGAACCCCGCTTCGCCGGGATCGACCCTTACAACAAGCGCATCGATCGCAACTCAGACGACAACGTTCAGGCGGTCAGCGCCGCTGCCGCATCGCCGCCGAGTTAG
- a CDS encoding ABC-type nitrate yields MLQIENLTHKYPNGVLALNDVSLSIGTGMFGLLGPNGAGKSTLMRVVATLQTPTAGKVQFGDIDVVRQPEKLRQTLGYLPQDFGVYPRVTAEAMLDHLAVLKGITNGKERRDAVHGLLNQVNLWKVRKKALSGFSGGMRQRFGIAQALLGQPKLVIVDEPTAGLDPEERNRFLNLLAAIGDDVVVILSTHIVEDVAQLCRSMAILAGGKVVRQGAPEDLRREMQGKVWRATIAREALEDARNSYTVISERLVAGRTVIHVLSPTQPSADFAAVEGGLEDVYFSTLVASRAA; encoded by the coding sequence ATGCTTCAGATCGAAAATCTCACCCACAAGTACCCGAACGGCGTCCTCGCTCTAAACGACGTCTCGCTGAGCATTGGCACGGGCATGTTCGGGCTGCTTGGTCCGAACGGGGCAGGCAAGTCCACGCTGATGCGGGTGGTGGCGACACTGCAGACGCCAACCGCCGGCAAGGTGCAGTTCGGCGACATCGATGTGGTCCGTCAGCCCGAGAAATTGCGCCAGACGTTGGGTTATTTGCCGCAGGATTTCGGCGTGTATCCGCGCGTCACCGCCGAGGCGATGCTTGATCACTTGGCCGTGCTGAAGGGCATCACCAACGGCAAGGAGCGGCGCGATGCGGTGCACGGGCTGCTGAATCAAGTGAACTTGTGGAAGGTGCGCAAGAAGGCGCTGTCCGGCTTTTCGGGAGGCATGCGGCAGCGTTTCGGTATTGCGCAAGCACTGCTCGGTCAGCCGAAACTGGTCATCGTCGATGAGCCGACGGCGGGCCTCGATCCCGAGGAGCGCAACCGCTTCCTCAACCTACTCGCTGCGATCGGCGACGACGTTGTTGTGATCCTCTCCACTCACATTGTCGAAGATGTCGCGCAACTCTGCCGCAGCATGGCGATTCTCGCCGGGGGCAAAGTCGTTCGCCAAGGCGCGCCGGAAGACCTCCGTCGAGAGATGCAAGGCAAAGTGTGGCGCGCGACAATCGCCCGCGAAGCGCTGGAAGACGCGCGCAACAGCTACACCGTGATCTCCGAACGCCTCGTCGCCGGGCGCACCGTGATCCACGTTTTGTCTCCGACGCAACCCAGCGCGGATTTCGCGGCCGTCGAAGGCGGGCTTGAGGACGTCTATTTCTCCACCCTCGTCGCCTCGCGCGCGGCCTGA